GATGGCATGTTCTCGGCCTTGAGCCGGAGGCGGCTCTCTCCGACGAAGCTGTAGCCCTTGCACTCGATGAACATGGGTTTCCCCAGCCGGTCCAGCTCCCCATATTCCTCCTCCCATCCCAGGTTCCATCCTTCGACCAGGGTGTGCCGGATCACCGTGCGCGTCGGGAGGGTCGGCAGGAGCGCCAGGGTCTCGCGAAGCTTCGCGAATTCGTGGTCCGACTTGGGGGCCATGAGACTTCGGTAAATCGTCTCGTTCGGGGCGGCGACGGTCAGGTAGAGTTGGGTGGGCAGGCGGCCCTCCTCGTGCATGCGGCGGAGCACGGACGGCGTCGTCCCGTTCGTGACGAGGAACGTGGTCATGTTCCGACGCTTGAACTCGTCGATCATCTCCCCCAGGCGACGGTAGAGCGTGGGCTCGCCGGTCAGGCTGATGGCCACCTGGTCGGGGTTCCACGCCTCCTGAAACCGCTCCGCGGAGACCTTGGGG
This Thermoplasmata archaeon DNA region includes the following protein-coding sequences:
- the twy1 gene encoding 4-demethylwyosine synthase TYW1, with translation MDRERQEVLERQGYRIVGNHSGVKLCHWTKASLTKGVSCYKQTFYGIESHRCLQMTPTVDACNLGCMFCWRTQEWGSDSLLEADDPAFIVEDSIRAQRELLSGYGGNPKVSAERFQEAWNPDQVAISLTGEPTLYRRLGEMIDEFKRRNMTTFLVTNGTTPSVLRRMHEEGRLPTQLYLTVAAPNETIYRSLMAPKSDHEFAKLRETLALLPTLPTRTVIRHTLVEGWNLGWEEEYGELDRLGKPMFIECKGYSFVGESRLRLKAENMPSHASIRTFAERLAESTGYGVAAEREDSRVVLLTYDGRLHPIPR